In a genomic window of Halobiforma lacisalsi AJ5:
- a CDS encoding amidohydrolase, which produces MTADDLVELRRDLHRRPEPAWREFYTTARIVEELESRFGDDLAELHVGPDAIATDHRLAVPDDAELTHALERARETGVDEGVLESLEGGYTGAVAVLEKGDGPTVGLRVDIDGLPRAESEDADHAPAAEGFRSEHEGAMHACGHDAHATIGVGVLEEIVDSDFEGTLKVFFQPAEEVIGGGKSMAKSEHIADVDYLLAAHIGLDHPTGEIVAAIDGFLAVSHLEAEFSGEPAHAGGHPEQGRNAVQAMATAVQNLYAIPRNSDGPTRINAGRVEGGSAANVIPESARILAEVRGETTELMEYMADNAERVIRSAAEMHDCEVEVELGAQAPSATSDEALATLVADAAGDVEGVERILERDELGGSEDATFLMREVQQNGGKACYVGVGTDHPGGHHTATFDVDEESIGHGVETLAGAIERVAEERP; this is translated from the coding sequence ATGACCGCGGACGACCTGGTCGAACTTCGCCGCGACTTGCACCGTCGACCCGAACCCGCCTGGCGCGAGTTCTACACGACCGCACGCATCGTCGAGGAACTCGAGTCGCGGTTCGGCGACGACCTCGCCGAACTCCACGTCGGCCCCGACGCCATCGCGACCGATCACCGCCTGGCCGTCCCCGACGACGCCGAACTCACCCACGCCCTCGAGCGCGCACGGGAGACGGGCGTCGACGAAGGCGTCCTCGAGTCCCTCGAGGGCGGCTACACGGGCGCGGTCGCGGTGCTCGAGAAGGGAGACGGCCCGACAGTCGGCCTCCGGGTGGACATCGACGGCCTCCCCCGCGCCGAGAGCGAGGACGCCGACCACGCGCCCGCGGCCGAGGGCTTCCGCTCGGAACACGAAGGCGCGATGCACGCCTGCGGCCACGACGCGCACGCGACGATCGGCGTCGGCGTCCTCGAGGAGATCGTCGACAGCGACTTCGAGGGCACGCTGAAGGTGTTCTTCCAGCCCGCCGAGGAGGTCATCGGCGGCGGCAAGTCGATGGCCAAGAGCGAACACATCGCGGACGTCGACTACCTGCTGGCGGCCCACATCGGGCTCGACCACCCGACCGGCGAAATCGTCGCCGCCATCGACGGCTTCCTCGCCGTCTCGCACCTCGAGGCCGAGTTCTCCGGGGAGCCGGCCCACGCGGGCGGCCACCCCGAGCAGGGGCGCAACGCCGTTCAGGCGATGGCGACGGCGGTCCAGAACCTCTATGCGATCCCGCGCAACAGCGACGGCCCGACGCGGATCAACGCGGGCAGGGTCGAGGGCGGGAGCGCGGCCAACGTGATCCCCGAGTCCGCGCGGATCCTCGCTGAGGTCCGCGGCGAGACGACCGAACTGATGGAGTACATGGCCGACAACGCCGAACGCGTGATCAGGTCGGCCGCGGAGATGCACGACTGCGAGGTCGAGGTCGAACTCGGCGCGCAGGCCCCGAGCGCCACGAGCGACGAGGCACTCGCGACGCTCGTCGCGGACGCCGCCGGCGACGTCGAGGGCGTCGAGCGTATCCTCGAGCGCGACGAACTCGGCGGCAGCGAGGACGCCACGTTCCTGATGCGTGAGGTCCAGCAAAACGGCGGGAAGGCATGTTACGTCGGCGTCGGGACGGATCACCCCGGCGGCCACCACACCGCGACGTTCGACGTCGACGAGGAGAGCATCGGTCACGGCGTGGAGACGCTCGCGGGAGCGATCGAGCGGGTCGCCGAAGAGCGACCCTGA
- a CDS encoding M48 family metallopeptidase, producing MIRPTRLQLGLWLRLAVAATLVALGQFVVLAFEVVTVALLALIVLASLEEFLSLLFVLSVLLTGLFVCWYLLAVVVRRLYPARTLSDRLSHDGMADTVEAVGESLLSARVLANWPRTLALLGGLVVGTFVGFGLAERIAWRSMIDPLYAAATVGVLGALAHLVWLVHREWTDDAAALRDVSESVRVLERPDEEVERRRAAVQGRVDRLARQADLPSPTVRLGVTATPTAATVGYRPESSTLVVSRGLLEAVDDRELDAVLAHELAHVTNRDAAVVTALSMPAASATAILERYDYHPFVALLAGFVVGIVRWSVAVVSRYREYVADRGAVAITGDPAALASALETLDRDLETSPSSDFRHPRSTAAFAIVPPPWDEHRFFDRTRRFVARRIFGTHPPTEKRVERLRDRI from the coding sequence GTGATCCGTCCGACGCGACTTCAACTGGGACTCTGGCTTCGGCTGGCGGTCGCCGCGACCCTCGTCGCGCTTGGGCAGTTCGTCGTCCTTGCGTTCGAAGTCGTCACCGTGGCATTGCTCGCGTTGATCGTGCTGGCGTCCCTCGAGGAGTTTCTCTCGTTGCTGTTCGTCCTCTCGGTGCTATTGACCGGGCTGTTCGTCTGCTGGTACCTCCTCGCAGTGGTCGTCCGGCGGCTCTACCCTGCACGGACGCTGTCGGATCGACTGTCACACGACGGGATGGCCGACACCGTCGAAGCCGTCGGCGAATCGCTGCTGTCCGCGAGGGTACTCGCGAACTGGCCACGAACCCTTGCCCTGCTCGGCGGGCTGGTCGTCGGGACGTTCGTCGGATTCGGCCTCGCAGAACGGATCGCGTGGCGGTCGATGATCGATCCGTTGTACGCGGCGGCCACCGTCGGCGTCCTCGGTGCGCTCGCGCATCTCGTCTGGCTCGTCCATCGTGAGTGGACCGACGACGCTGCCGCGCTTCGCGACGTATCGGAGTCCGTTCGCGTCCTCGAACGGCCCGATGAGGAGGTCGAACGACGTCGGGCAGCCGTCCAGGGGCGCGTCGATCGACTCGCCAGACAGGCTGACCTGCCCTCGCCGACCGTCCGCCTCGGAGTCACAGCGACGCCGACCGCGGCGACCGTCGGCTACCGGCCGGAGAGTTCGACGCTCGTCGTCTCGCGGGGGCTGCTCGAGGCCGTCGACGACCGGGAACTGGATGCCGTCCTCGCACACGAACTCGCCCACGTCACGAATCGGGACGCGGCCGTGGTGACTGCGTTGTCGATGCCCGCAGCCTCCGCGACTGCGATCCTCGAACGCTACGACTATCACCCGTTCGTGGCACTGCTAGCTGGGTTCGTCGTCGGAATCGTCCGCTGGTCCGTCGCAGTCGTCAGCCGCTATCGAGAGTACGTCGCCGACCGTGGGGCCGTCGCGATCACTGGCGACCCCGCGGCACTCGCGAGCGCCCTCGAGACGCTGGATCGCGACCTCGAGACGAGTCCCTCGAGTGACTTTCGCCACCCTCGCTCGACGGCGGCGTTCGCGATCGTCCCACCACCGTGGGATGAACACCGGTTTTTCGACCGGACCCGGCGGTTCGTCGCGCGTCGGATCTTCGGGACGCATCCGCCGACCGAGAAGCGCGTCGAACGGCTTCGGGATCGCATCTGA
- a CDS encoding geranylgeranyl reductase family protein: MSTQDQSAADTATRTHSPDVVVVGAGTAGCYAAATVAREGYDVVILERKSEEEAGHIACGDALKGASDFPESIPKSKLEPAITNTEVDHGRFEIPQEDTVLEIPVPGELAVIDRWEYGKRIIEGAREAGAELHYDTVVQTVVQEGETGRVTGVEGIHAGEPVSYEADVVIDAAGSLSVLQDEVDFSASTFDTNVDYTHFCSAYREIVRVDEPVEWSDALVFKPTERAAGYLWYFPRTETEINAGLGFQMTEEPMKLVDDLKRDLETREEFDGADVEDKLGAALPTRRPYDSAVHPGYMAVGDAAGHVNPTTGGGIAGAAYAGKYAAEQAIEGLETGDFSEETFWEYNELVMDHFGARYAALDVYNILSTAVDVDDLMGLLAAMPGDKLAEALYSGSTDIGMKLKLEALLKSRGHWGTIWNLYQTKRRADDLLAHYEDYPSSPDELEAWQERRDELMDAVYETTGADPKY; the protein is encoded by the coding sequence ATGAGTACGCAGGATCAGTCGGCCGCCGATACGGCGACACGGACGCACTCCCCGGACGTCGTCGTCGTCGGCGCCGGCACAGCAGGGTGTTACGCCGCAGCGACGGTCGCACGGGAAGGGTACGACGTAGTGATCCTCGAGCGCAAAAGCGAGGAGGAGGCGGGCCACATCGCCTGCGGGGACGCCCTGAAGGGCGCGAGTGACTTCCCCGAGTCGATCCCCAAGTCGAAACTCGAGCCCGCGATCACCAACACGGAGGTCGACCACGGCCGCTTCGAGATCCCCCAGGAGGACACCGTCCTCGAGATTCCGGTTCCCGGCGAACTCGCGGTCATCGACCGCTGGGAGTACGGCAAGCGCATCATCGAGGGCGCGCGTGAAGCGGGCGCGGAACTGCATTACGACACTGTCGTCCAGACGGTCGTCCAGGAGGGCGAAACGGGTCGGGTCACCGGCGTCGAAGGGATACACGCCGGCGAACCGGTCAGCTACGAGGCCGACGTCGTCATCGACGCCGCGGGCTCGCTGTCGGTCCTGCAGGACGAGGTCGACTTCTCGGCGTCGACGTTCGACACCAACGTCGACTACACCCACTTCTGTTCGGCCTACCGCGAGATCGTCCGCGTCGACGAGCCCGTCGAGTGGTCCGACGCCCTCGTGTTCAAGCCGACCGAGCGTGCGGCCGGCTACCTCTGGTACTTCCCGCGGACCGAGACCGAGATCAACGCCGGGCTGGGCTTCCAGATGACCGAAGAGCCCATGAAACTCGTCGACGACCTCAAGCGGGACCTCGAGACTCGCGAGGAGTTCGACGGGGCCGACGTCGAGGACAAACTCGGCGCTGCCCTCCCGACGCGCCGCCCGTACGACTCGGCGGTCCACCCCGGCTACATGGCCGTCGGCGACGCCGCTGGCCACGTCAACCCCACCACCGGCGGGGGCATCGCCGGCGCGGCCTACGCCGGCAAGTACGCCGCCGAACAGGCGATCGAGGGCCTCGAGACCGGCGACTTCAGCGAGGAGACGTTCTGGGAGTACAACGAGCTCGTGATGGATCACTTCGGGGCCCGCTACGCCGCCCTGGACGTCTACAACATCCTCTCGACGGCCGTCGACGTCGACGACCTGATGGGGCTGCTCGCGGCGATGCCGGGCGACAAGCTCGCCGAGGCGCTCTATTCGGGTAGTACGGACATCGGCATGAAGCTCAAACTCGAGGCCCTGCTCAAGAGCCGCGGCCACTGGGGAACGATCTGGAACCTCTATCAAACGAAACGCCGCGCCGACGACCTGCTTGCCCACTACGAGGACTACCCCTCGAGCCCGGACGAACTCGAGGCCTGGCAGGAACGCCGCGACGAACTGATGGACGCGGTCTACGAGACGACCGGCGCGGATCCGAAGTACTGA
- a CDS encoding alpha/beta hydrolase family protein — MNINRKHVAVVAVALLLVFGGSALAYWGQTTGGDVDVQQVDVETADGGTIDGYLYVPDGVTADDPAPGVLAIHGYINSKETQSSFAIEYARAGHVVLAIDQPGHGYSDPPAHAHGWGGPPALEYLANHELVDEENIGLEGHSMGGWAAVSAAAEHPDSYESVALVGSATGTAGAPEGDETFPRNLGVVFTEYDEFHWLMWESETAPTTPESEKLQSVFGTDEAVEEGQVYGAIDDGTARYLSMPATTHPGAHHSPTAVAETVDWTVETLEGNEDPDGQLWYWKELGTALALLGGVLFLFPAVEALSRTGPLEGATRTLPEPIAERNRGWYVAAVLTALVPVVLYYPAMLLGSEAVPVTAVTPQSETNGIVLWALANVVVIAALFGLWHRGSGRSLTDERYGLDVGEGLGTIGRSLAIAAGAVGGLYVLLWVVDAVFMTDFRVWVFGVKLMSDLHVRIFLTYLPALFAFFVALEVLLHGRLRTAETTDSLPWAMATNALALTGGFVVLLVIQYGVLFATGALAVPITALQTIIAFQFVALLPVVAVVSTYCFHRTGRSWTGAFLNALLVTWVIVASQAIHYPF, encoded by the coding sequence ATGAACATCAATCGGAAACACGTCGCGGTCGTCGCAGTCGCGCTCCTGTTGGTGTTTGGGGGGAGCGCGCTGGCGTACTGGGGACAGACGACAGGCGGCGACGTCGACGTGCAACAGGTCGACGTCGAGACAGCAGATGGTGGAACGATAGATGGCTACCTCTACGTACCCGACGGGGTCACTGCGGACGATCCGGCACCGGGCGTCCTCGCGATCCACGGCTACATCAACTCGAAGGAGACTCAATCGAGTTTCGCGATCGAGTACGCCCGTGCGGGCCACGTCGTCCTGGCGATCGATCAACCGGGCCACGGCTACTCCGACCCGCCGGCTCACGCCCACGGCTGGGGCGGTCCGCCGGCGCTCGAGTACCTCGCCAACCACGAACTGGTCGACGAGGAGAACATCGGCCTCGAGGGCCACTCGATGGGCGGCTGGGCGGCGGTGTCGGCCGCCGCGGAGCATCCGGACAGCTACGAGTCCGTCGCGCTCGTCGGCTCCGCGACGGGAACCGCCGGTGCACCCGAGGGTGACGAGACGTTCCCGCGGAACCTCGGCGTCGTGTTCACCGAGTACGACGAGTTCCACTGGCTGATGTGGGAGAGCGAGACCGCGCCGACGACGCCGGAAAGCGAGAAGCTCCAGTCGGTCTTCGGCACGGACGAAGCCGTCGAGGAAGGCCAGGTCTACGGGGCTATCGACGACGGGACGGCACGATACCTCTCGATGCCGGCCACGACCCATCCCGGCGCACATCACTCTCCGACGGCCGTCGCGGAGACCGTCGACTGGACGGTCGAGACGCTCGAAGGAAACGAGGATCCCGACGGTCAGCTCTGGTACTGGAAGGAACTCGGTACGGCGCTCGCGTTGCTCGGCGGCGTACTGTTCCTGTTCCCCGCGGTCGAGGCGCTCTCGCGAACCGGCCCGCTCGAGGGAGCGACCCGGACGCTCCCGGAACCGATCGCCGAACGGAACCGCGGCTGGTACGTCGCGGCCGTTCTCACGGCACTCGTTCCGGTCGTCCTCTACTATCCGGCGATGCTCCTGGGCAGCGAGGCGGTACCGGTGACGGCCGTGACGCCACAGAGCGAGACGAACGGGATCGTTTTGTGGGCGCTCGCGAACGTCGTCGTCATCGCCGCCCTGTTCGGACTGTGGCACCGCGGCAGCGGCCGTTCGCTGACCGACGAGCGCTACGGACTCGATGTCGGTGAGGGCCTCGGGACGATCGGTCGGTCGCTCGCGATCGCCGCCGGTGCCGTCGGCGGGCTCTACGTCCTGCTGTGGGTCGTCGACGCGGTGTTCATGACCGACTTCCGTGTCTGGGTGTTCGGCGTGAAGCTCATGTCCGATCTCCACGTGCGGATCTTCCTCACGTACCTGCCCGCCCTGTTTGCGTTCTTCGTCGCGCTCGAGGTGCTGCTCCACGGTCGCCTGCGGACCGCCGAGACGACCGACTCGCTCCCGTGGGCCATGGCGACCAACGCCCTTGCGCTCACGGGCGGGTTCGTCGTTCTGCTCGTGATCCAGTACGGCGTCCTGTTCGCGACGGGTGCGCTCGCCGTCCCGATCACCGCGTTGCAGACGATCATCGCCTTCCAGTTCGTGGCGTTGCTGCCGGTCGTCGCAGTGGTGTCGACGTACTGTTTCCACCGGACCGGACGGAGCTGGACCGGTGCGTTCCTGAACGCCCTCCTGGTCACGTGGGTGATCGTCGCCTCGCAGGCGATTCACTACCCCTTCTAG
- a CDS encoding 2Fe-2S iron-sulfur cluster-binding protein: MTEYTVEFVGTGETITCSDKETILSRCLEEGIAQEYSCRVGMCLACSAEIVEGEVTQPAARGLTEEEAEEYALTCMARPQSDLKLDRGKYPPSIESEIDAEGAEGHAAADD; the protein is encoded by the coding sequence ATGACCGAATACACCGTCGAGTTCGTCGGGACGGGTGAGACGATCACCTGTTCGGACAAGGAGACGATCCTCAGCAGGTGCCTCGAGGAGGGGATCGCACAGGAGTACTCCTGCCGAGTCGGGATGTGTCTGGCCTGTTCGGCCGAGATCGTCGAGGGAGAGGTGACCCAGCCCGCGGCCCGCGGTCTGACCGAGGAGGAGGCCGAGGAGTACGCGCTGACCTGTATGGCCCGGCCCCAGTCCGACCTGAAACTCGACCGCGGGAAGTACCCGCCGAGCATCGAGAGCGAGATCGACGCCGAGGGCGCGGAGGGCCACGCCGCGGCCGACGACTGA
- a CDS encoding DUF3179 domain-containing protein codes for MTRRSRRSVLALAAVGLAGCLGGSGPGRSGPYDEGEGGAEAAPDGMTASPDEAALEASSVPTADEQLPVEYSLEALREATVREVVPRDGIPSIDDPAFEPVDESVDRLPDDPVFGVVRNGEAKAYPQSVLVHHEIVNDEIGGEPVAVTYCPLTGTAMGFERGDVEFGVSGHLLNSNLVMYDRDGESYWPQMLATAMEGPLEAASLVEFPVRWTTWERWTEAYPDSVVLASDQDYIRDYGNDPYGAYNPPSGYYAEDTDWTFAPLTADDRYPPKRPFLCSRSDDGPLAISLEALREEGVYGIGGDGRDDYLATYDPTFDVGHLYRVEDATEYGYDADAGAVIDPNGERRDPADLPLESVYAYDAMWFAWAGFYPSTSVHTHD; via the coding sequence ATGACACGACGTTCGCGGCGAAGCGTCCTCGCGCTCGCGGCGGTCGGCCTCGCCGGCTGTCTCGGCGGCTCCGGCCCCGGCCGGTCGGGCCCATACGACGAGGGCGAAGGCGGGGCCGAGGCCGCCCCTGACGGGATGACCGCCTCGCCGGACGAGGCCGCGCTCGAGGCGTCCTCGGTTCCGACGGCGGACGAGCAGTTACCCGTCGAGTACTCCCTCGAGGCGCTGCGCGAGGCGACGGTCAGGGAAGTCGTCCCCCGCGACGGGATTCCGTCGATCGACGACCCCGCGTTCGAACCGGTCGACGAGAGCGTCGATCGGCTCCCCGACGACCCCGTCTTCGGCGTCGTCAGGAACGGCGAGGCGAAGGCCTATCCCCAGTCGGTCCTCGTCCACCACGAGATCGTCAACGACGAGATCGGCGGGGAGCCGGTCGCCGTCACGTACTGTCCGTTGACCGGGACCGCGATGGGGTTCGAGCGCGGCGACGTCGAGTTCGGCGTCTCCGGCCACCTGCTCAACAGCAACCTCGTCATGTACGATCGGGACGGGGAGAGCTACTGGCCCCAGATGCTCGCGACGGCGATGGAAGGGCCGCTCGAGGCTGCCTCGCTCGTCGAGTTTCCCGTCCGCTGGACGACGTGGGAACGCTGGACCGAGGCCTACCCCGACTCGGTCGTGCTCGCGAGCGACCAGGACTACATCCGCGATTACGGGAACGATCCCTACGGCGCGTACAATCCGCCGAGCGGCTACTACGCCGAGGACACTGACTGGACGTTCGCCCCGCTGACCGCCGACGACCGCTACCCGCCCAAACGGCCGTTCCTCTGCAGTCGGTCCGACGACGGCCCGCTGGCGATCTCGCTCGAGGCCCTCCGGGAGGAGGGCGTCTACGGGATCGGCGGCGATGGGCGCGACGACTACCTCGCGACCTACGATCCGACGTTCGACGTCGGCCACCTCTACCGCGTCGAAGACGCGACGGAGTACGGCTACGACGCCGACGCCGGGGCCGTTATCGATCCGAACGGCGAACGACGGGATCCCGCCGACCTCCCGCTCGAGTCGGTCTACGCCTACGACGCGATGTGGTTCGCCTGGGCAGGGTTCTATCCGTCGACGAGCGTCCACACGCATGACTGA
- the ftsZ gene encoding cell division protein FtsZ gives MDSLIDDAIDEAEEGEGGQADPPADASQEGDSSSADESQGRETGTMTDDELQDVLEDLQTDITVVGCGGAGGNTINRMHEEGIHGAKLVAANTDVQHLVEIEADTKILMGEEKTGGRGAGSLPQVGEEAALESQGDIYDAIDGSDMVFVTAGLGGGTGTGSAPVVAKAAREAGALTIAIVTTPFTAEGEVRRTNAEAGLERLRDVSDTVIVVPNDRLLDSVGKLPVRQAFKVSDEVLMRSVKGITELITKPGLVNLDFADVRTVMERGGVAMIGLGEADSEAKAEDSVKTALRSPLLDVDISGANSALVNVTGGNDMSIEEAEGVVEEIYDRIDPDARIIWGTSIDETLEGSMRTMIVVTGVQSPQIYGQPDGESVQPEMGGAGAAGAGGAGTDDIDFVD, from the coding sequence GGGGGAGGGCGGACAGGCCGATCCCCCTGCCGACGCATCGCAGGAGGGCGACTCGTCGTCGGCCGACGAGAGCCAGGGTCGGGAGACCGGAACGATGACCGACGACGAACTCCAGGACGTTCTCGAGGACCTCCAGACTGACATCACGGTCGTCGGCTGCGGCGGCGCCGGCGGGAACACGATCAACCGGATGCACGAGGAGGGCATTCACGGCGCGAAACTCGTCGCCGCCAACACCGACGTTCAGCACCTCGTGGAGATCGAGGCCGACACCAAGATCCTGATGGGCGAGGAGAAGACCGGCGGCCGCGGCGCCGGGTCCCTGCCACAGGTCGGCGAGGAGGCCGCCCTCGAGAGCCAGGGCGACATCTACGACGCCATCGACGGCTCCGACATGGTCTTCGTCACGGCCGGACTCGGCGGCGGCACCGGGACCGGGTCCGCGCCCGTCGTCGCGAAGGCTGCCCGCGAGGCCGGCGCGCTGACGATCGCGATCGTCACGACGCCTTTCACCGCCGAGGGTGAGGTCCGCCGTACCAACGCCGAAGCCGGCCTCGAGCGGCTGCGCGACGTCTCCGACACCGTGATCGTCGTGCCCAACGACCGCCTGCTGGACTCGGTCGGCAAACTGCCCGTCCGCCAGGCGTTCAAGGTCAGCGACGAGGTCCTGATGCGCTCGGTGAAGGGCATCACCGAACTCATCACGAAGCCGGGGCTCGTGAACCTCGACTTCGCCGACGTCCGCACCGTCATGGAACGGGGCGGCGTCGCCATGATCGGGCTGGGCGAGGCCGACTCCGAGGCCAAGGCCGAGGACTCCGTGAAGACCGCCCTCCGATCGCCGCTGCTCGACGTCGACATCTCCGGCGCGAACTCCGCGCTGGTCAACGTCACCGGCGGCAACGACATGTCCATCGAGGAGGCCGAAGGCGTCGTCGAGGAGATCTACGACCGGATCGACCCCGATGCGCGTATCATCTGGGGGACCTCGATCGACGAAACCCTCGAGGGCAGCATGCGCACGATGATCGTCGTCACGGGCGTCCAGTCGCCCCAGATCTACGGCCAGCCCGACGGGGAGTCGGTCCAGCCGGAGATGGGAGGCGCCGGCGCCGCGGGTGCCGGCGGCGCTGGCACCGACGACATCGACTTCGTCGACTGA